The following proteins are encoded in a genomic region of Candidatus Neomarinimicrobiota bacterium:
- a CDS encoding 4Fe-4S dicluster domain-containing protein → MRYVANIWESITTLLIGMRVTMGHMLRIRKGFVTLQYPVERWPRPEKKIGFSTDSYNVIRSRLTVDIDDCIGCMKCVRTCPVSCIKIDTVKVEKGEDIPEANHRGITSSGTQKRLLVTRFDIDMTECCYCNLCTYPCPEECIYMTGGPNSSKHEIDYEFSEFNRNDIVFRFSKVPPAMAAEYSKPAEVVKKGEE, encoded by the coding sequence ATGAGATATGTCGCCAACATATGGGAATCGATAACAACGCTTCTTATCGGCATGCGTGTGACCATGGGACATATGTTGCGTATCCGCAAAGGATTTGTGACACTGCAATACCCTGTTGAACGGTGGCCCAGACCGGAAAAGAAGATCGGTTTCAGTACCGACAGCTACAACGTTATCCGCTCGCGGCTCACGGTGGATATCGATGATTGTATCGGCTGTATGAAGTGTGTGCGTACTTGCCCAGTCAGTTGTATTAAGATCGACACTGTGAAGGTGGAAAAGGGAGAAGATATACCTGAAGCGAATCATCGCGGTATAACATCCAGCGGGACGCAAAAACGACTGCTTGTTACCCGATTTGATATCGATATGACGGAATGCTGTTACTGCAATCTCTGTACTTATCCCTGTCCTGAAGAGTGTATCTACATGACGGGCGGCCCCAATTCCTCCAAACACGAGATTGACTATGAATTCTCTGAATTTAACCGCAATGATATAGTCTTCCGTTTTTCTAAGGTTCCACCCGCCATGGCCGCCGAATACAGC